In Phyllopteryx taeniolatus isolate TA_2022b chromosome 5, UOR_Ptae_1.2, whole genome shotgun sequence, the DNA window CTCAGCTCGGAGTTCGTGAGGAGTCGCTGGTGTCTCCTGGAAGCCAACATGTCTCTGTTCAGAGACTGCCTGGAGAGGAAGCCTATCGTCCCCGTGCTTCTGGAGCCGGCGGTCTGCATCCCGCTCCACCTGTGCCACCTCACCTATCTGGAGGCCCAAGACCCAGAGTTTGTGGCCAAGCTGGTGAAGGTGCTATTCGCTCCCAACCGGCAGCTCCAAGGCTCCACGGTGGTTCCCTACCAGCCTCCGTCCATCTACAACGGGAAGGCCCTGCAGCCTTTAACTGCTGCTAATGTGGAAAGTCTTTATAAGTGGGATGCGGGGCAGTTCAGTGACATGGACATACCAGACCAACTGCGGTTGATCATCGAGGACCAAGTGAAGTACAAGGAGGCCATTGGCATCATCAACAGTGTGTCTCAGCAGAAGGTTTACCCAAAATGGTTACAAGCAGTTTTAATTGGTGTTgctgtggtattttttttaactttgcaggGTTTTATCTCATATATCGGTTTTTTACTCGCGTTTAATCGCAATTCTTATTTTTGGGCACTGGCACTCTCTTGTCAATGCTGCATTTTCATCGGCACGTTGGTTCAGGCGGCCCTCACCAAGAGGGATTGCGTGGCTCACACGGTAAAGGAGATGCAGAAGGCGGCGGGTCAGGCAAACATCATTCTCCGAGAGGAGAACGTCTTCATGGGCTGTCAGTCCAATTCAAAAATCTACATGGTCTATGTTTCTCTGAACGGGTGTCAGCGGGAGTTTGCGGAGACGTTCTCTGAGCAGGCCAGTGCAGAGAACTTGTTTCGAAGGGCcttgctttatttctcatcGGGTTACGCCTGCTGCCTGGCCAAAAGAAGCTTCCCTTTCCCTGTGCCCGTAACCTCAAGTCACCTGGAGGGAGGTGTGTGCTTCTGCCAGTACGTCTCCATGCAACTCAGTCGGGGAGAGTGGATGTGAGAGGCCGTACGCACTGGccacagcattaggtacacctggacCAACCAGTGCATGGgagggcaaacttttgtgctcaaggatTTTTAAATTGGACAGTTGGGCGAGGTCATTTATCAATGAGGCAAAGAAAAATGGCTGTGTGAAACAATatcaaatagtttatttttaataaaataacaatgagTCGTCATTTTTAAGGGTTATGACACACCCTggatggttgccagccaattgcagggcagagAGCGATAAACAACAATTCCTACTCGTCTTCACATCtcaggacaatttagtgtcttctatgaacctaacatgcatgttttggggatacgTGAGATTCACCACCCATGAACAGGGAGGGGGGATACGGATTCGAACACCcaacctcagacctgtgaggtgAATGTGCAAAACACTAGGCACCGTGCCACCTAATGTTATTAGGTTgtgttattgtttaaaaatattttatcgtAATTGAGCAACCaatgatttgattaaaaatgctagctgtttttgcaaaattgtttattttactaatatcgtttaatacagtatttattttgttatttacaatgaatcagtcagtaacaaaaaaaatgaataaatacattttgatatccaattttggaaaaaaagggcGAAATTAATGTAACAGAtattgcaacaaatattacaggactcttaatGTAAATGCTGGGTAGGCTTGATTAAACA includes these proteins:
- the LOC133478024 gene encoding uncharacterized protein LOC133478024 — its product is MMKRMDEMSSVAGIATAPSADVPPPLKQGETFHVFISYSSTDYQWTHSLIDTLESHGLRVCYHDRDFTAGRTVLENMSECIHDSQKVLLVLSSEFVRSRWCLLEANMSLFRDCLERKPIVPVLLEPAVCIPLHLCHLTYLEAQDPEFVAKLVKVLFAPNRQLQGSTVVPYQPPSIYNGKALQPLTAANVESLYKWDAGQFSDMDIPDQLRLIIEDQVKYKEAIGIINSVSQQKVYPKWLQAVLIGVAVVFFLTLQGFISYIGFLLAFNRNSYFWALALSCQCCIFIGTLVQAALTKRDCVAHTVKEMQKAAGQANIILREENVFMGCQSNSKIYMVYVSLNGCQREFAETFSEQASAENLFRRALLYFSSGYACCLAKRSFPFPVPVTSSHLEGGVCFCQYVSMQLSRGEWM